A stretch of DNA from Microlunatus sp. Gsoil 973:
CTGGGCTGGGCCAGGTCATCCTGGCCGTTCTGATCGCGCTGTATCTCGGTTCGTTGTTGCTGATGCGGCGCCGTGCCACACCGCCGAAGCGGCAGCGGATCCTGATCGGAACCGGCCGATGATCACCACGGCGCTGATCTTCCTGGCCGGCATCCTCGTCTCCGGCGGTGCGGTGTTGATCATCGCCGGCGCGCTGCGATCCACCCCTGACCTGGCCGCCACCGTAGCGGGTCTGCAACCTCCGGCCGGTGTGGAGCCGGTGCGCTCGGCTCCGGCGGCGCCGATCAGTTCGGGATCGGCGACCGACCGGCTCGGCAGCTGGCTCTACCGCCGAACTCCGGTGCCGTTGACCACAAGTCAGCTGAGGGCGCTGCAGATCCGCGGTCGTTCGGTCACCGAGTTCTACGCCGACAAGGCGGTCTGGATGATCATCGGCCTGACCATGCCCGGGCTGATCGCCGGTGCGTACGGCTACCTGACCGACGGCGCGTCCGTCGCCATGCCGGTGATCGCCGCCGTGGCCGGAGCAGTGGCCGGCTACTTCGTGCCCGACCTGTTGCTGCGCGGACAGGCGAAGACGACCCGGCACGACGCTTCCGCGGCCCTGTTGATGTACATCGACCTGGTCACCCTGGAGCGACTGGCCAACGCGTCGGGCACCCAGGCCCTGCACAATGCCGCGTCGCTGTCCGACGTCCCCTTGTTCCGGCAGTTGCGCGGTGCACTGGAACGGGCCCGGCTGGAGCAGCAGGCACCGTATCCGGAACTGCGGCGGCTCGCCGATGAGCTCGACCTGCCGGAGATCCGGGACCTCGCTGACGTGATGCAACTGGACGAAACCGGTGCAGCACTGTCCGGTTCGCTGCGGGCCCGGGCGCGGGAGCTTCGTGACGGATACCTCGCGACCACTATGCGCGAGGCGAATGCGGCGTCGGAGGGAATGACGGTCTACATGACGATCCCGGCCCTGCTGCTCGGCGTCATGTTCATCGTTCCGGCACTGATGCGGATCGCGGCGACGTGAACTCCGGCCAATCTCGATCCGGACTGTCCACAGGCCGACCCCTCCGGGGCGGCGGAATTCTCTACGGTGAGTCACAGACAACGACCCCCTACTCTCCCGGCGGGTCGCAGGAAAGGAACCGATCATGACCAGACTGATCGCACTCTCCCTCGGGTGGATGATCACCCTCAAGAGTCGGCGTGCTCGGTCCGAACGAGGACTGAGTCAATCAACCGAGGTCGCCATTCTGCTCGGTGCAGCGGCTGCGGTGGCAATCGTGATCATGCTCTTCGTGAAGGGATATGTGTCCGACCGGATCGGCGAGGTCGAGCACCCCTGACTTGCGGCCGGCGCCGCAGCGGCACAGCGACGTGACACGAAACGGAGACCAGTGATGGGCGGATCAGAACGCGGACTGACCAACAGCCTGCAGTTTGCGGTGATCGTCCCTGCCCTGATGTTGGCGACCTTCGGGCTGATCCAGGCCGGCCTCTGGCTGCACGCACGAAACGTCGCAGCCGAGGCTGTCACCGCTGCCGCGGACGTGGCCCGCGACTACGACGGAGACGCGGACGCCGCCCGCCGGGCCGCGAACAGAATCGCTGCAACCGGAGGGCTGACCGATGTGCATCTGACCGTCAGCAAAGCCCCGACCTCGGTGTCGGTGACCATGGTCGCCCGACCGCCGGTCATCTTCGACCTCGGACTCGGCCGGATCAGCGAGTCGGCAACCGCTCCCCTGGAACGGGTGACAACACCATGAGCGGCAGGACGATCGCCGGCATCTCTGCAGTGCGTAGCGCCGCCCGCCGAACCCACGGCCGCGGGCTGGCTCCGGCGACCGAACTGGTGATCATCTTCCCGGCTCTGATCGTGCTCCTGGGTGTGATCGTCGGCGGCTCACGCATCTGGTTCGCGCGCTCGGTGGTCACCGATGCGGCCTACTCCGGCGCCCGTGCGGCATCGCTCGAACGCACCACCCGGACCGCCGATTCCGCCGCCCGAACAGCGACCGCCCAACGGATGGCGATGCGCGGCATCACCTGTCTGCAGACTTCGGTTGATCTTGACCTGAGCGGCTTCGACAAGCCGATCGGAACGCCGGCATCGGTCACCGAGAGGATCCGTTGCCGCGTCGCGATCGGTGAAGTCCTGGTGCCCGGCCTGCCCGGCAGCATGATGATCACTGTCCGGGGATCATCGCCGATCGACAGCTACCGGGAGCGTTGACATGAAAGCTGTGCCGACGGCTCAACGGGACCGCGGTCAGGCGGTGAGCATCATGGTGCTCGGCTTCATCGCCGCGTTGATCATGGTCGCCGGCCTGGTGGTCGACGGCGGCCAGAAGGCCGCAGCGATGAACCGGGCCGAAACGCTGGCCTCCGGAGCCGCCCGCGCGGCGGCCAACGCCGGCGCGAGCGGGACGCTCGGCGCCGACGGCGCCCACACCCTGGCGACCGAAGAGGCCCGGCGGGCAGCGAAGAGTTACCTGGCTGCCGCCGCGGTGGACGGCGCATCGGTGCAGAGCAGTGTGCGTGTCGATGGCACCGAGGTGATCGTGCACACCGACATCCGGGTACGCACCATCTTCCTGTCCCTGGTCCGCATCAACACGCTCCGGGCGGCCGGAGACGCAACCGCGAGGGTGGTGCCCGGCTGATGCGCAGGTTTCTCAGCGGGCTCGGCGCCCTGATCGCTCTGGCCGCGGCCGTCATCGGTGTGCCATTGCTGCTGATCATGATGGTGGGAAATCCGTTGCCCACCGGCTTCGACCTGCCGTCCTTCTGGCGGGTACTGACCCGGCCAGACGACGGGACGGTGCTGATCCGGATCGTTGCGATCATCGCCTGGGTCGCCTGGCTGGTGTTCGCCATCTCAGTGGCCGTCGAGCTGATCGCTGCGTTGACCCGGTATCGGGTGCGGATCAGGCTGCCCGGTCTGGCCGGTCCACAGAAGATCGCCGGCGGCCTGCTGTTGTTGGTGATCACGATGTTCGTCGCGCCGCAGCAGTTGGCGACTGCCGACCCGGCACCGGACCAGCCGAGTCACCACACGCCCACCTCGGTGGCCACCACCGCCGACCCGCGTCCCGCTGCGCGCGATTCACCCGCGGAGCAGCGCACAGCCGGCCGCAACGGCGAAACCGGCGGCGTGACGCACGTCGTGCAGCCCGGCGACGAGCTGTGGACCTTGGCCGAGCACTATTACGGGAAGGGACAGGACTGGCGGCTGATCGCGCAGGCCAATCGCGGCCTGCTCACCGGCGGGCCCGACAGGCTGCAACCCGGCTGGCGGCTGCACATCCCTGGAGTCGATCCGGACCAGCGCCGAGTCGTCGTCCGGCCCGGTGACACGTTGTCCTCGATCGCCGAGCAGGAGTACGGCGACCCGGCCGCGTGGCATCGGATCTACCGGGCCAACCGCGGAGTGCTGTCCGATCCGGACCTGTTACCGGTCGGCCTGAGTCTGACCATCCCGACCGATCGTTCGGGAACCTCCCCGGCCCACGGAGCCGACGACGGCGCCCCGAACCATCCGGCGGGTGACGAGCCGACTACCGACCGGAGCCTCGGCGATGAGAACGCCGGAGGGCGCGGCACACCGGAACGCCCGGCCGCCCCGGACAGTGGCAGCAGCCGTACGGAACGACGCGCGGACCCGCCCACCGAGCCGACCTCCCCGGAGACTGCTGTTGCGGACAGATCGGCCGGGACCGCCACGGTGGCATCCCCGACCGCGGACGACACGTGGGGGCACGCCATGCGGATCGCCGGAGTCGGCGGTCTGATGGCGGCCGCGGTGATCGGCGGGCTGGCCACCAGACGCCAGTTGCAGCTGCACACCCGCGAGGTCGGTCGTCGGATACCCCAACCGCCGCCGGCAGCGCAACGACTCGAGGCCGAGCTCGGCCGCCGACAGACGCCCGTAGGACTTGACCTGCTCGATCTCGCGCTCCGTACCATCGGCGCTGAGTGCTACCGGAACGGCCGGCCGCTTCCTCGGCTGCAGGCGGCTGCCTGCAATGACGACGGCCTGTCGCTGGTGATGGCGGAACCCGGACTTCCGGCACCGGTGGGCTTCCTGGTGGACGAACGCCGGTGGCGACTCGCGCCGGCCGACGCCGAATTCCTCCTCCGTGACAGGACCGCGGTGGACGCCGCCCAGCCCTATCCGGCACTGACCTCACTGGGCACCGCGCCGGACGGGTCCGTCGTGCTGGTCAACCTCGAGTCCGCCGGGCTGTTCGCCGTCGACCGCCGGGACCCCGCAGCGTCGCGCGGGATGCTGACCGCGATGGCGACCGAACTGGCGTTCGCTCCGTGGGCCGACGAGTTGGTGATCAGCGTTGTAGGGGACGATCGCGATCTGGCCGGGTCGATCGACCGCTACAACGTTTCCTCGATCACGGACCTCGATCAGCTGCTGGACCGCTGGGAGCAACGGGCACGGGTGCAGCGAGACCACCTGCTGGCAGATCCGGAACGGGCGGCGGGTGACTACCGGATCGATCCTGATCTTGCCGACCCGTGGGTGCCCGAGGTCGGTCTGATCCTCACCGAACCCGATGCCTGGCAGGT
This window harbors:
- a CDS encoding pilus assembly protein TadG-related protein, which encodes MKAVPTAQRDRGQAVSIMVLGFIAALIMVAGLVVDGGQKAAAMNRAETLASGAARAAANAGASGTLGADGAHTLATEEARRAAKSYLAAAAVDGASVQSSVRVDGTEVIVHTDIRVRTIFLSLVRINTLRAAGDATARVVPG
- a CDS encoding TadE family protein, coding for MGGSERGLTNSLQFAVIVPALMLATFGLIQAGLWLHARNVAAEAVTAAADVARDYDGDADAARRAANRIAATGGLTDVHLTVSKAPTSVSVTMVARPPVIFDLGLGRISESATAPLERVTTP
- a CDS encoding LysM peptidoglycan-binding domain-containing protein, whose product is MRRFLSGLGALIALAAAVIGVPLLLIMMVGNPLPTGFDLPSFWRVLTRPDDGTVLIRIVAIIAWVAWLVFAISVAVELIAALTRYRVRIRLPGLAGPQKIAGGLLLLVITMFVAPQQLATADPAPDQPSHHTPTSVATTADPRPAARDSPAEQRTAGRNGETGGVTHVVQPGDELWTLAEHYYGKGQDWRLIAQANRGLLTGGPDRLQPGWRLHIPGVDPDQRRVVVRPGDTLSSIAEQEYGDPAAWHRIYRANRGVLSDPDLLPVGLSLTIPTDRSGTSPAHGADDGAPNHPAGDEPTTDRSLGDENAGGRGTPERPAAPDSGSSRTERRADPPTEPTSPETAVADRSAGTATVASPTADDTWGHAMRIAGVGGLMAAAVIGGLATRRQLQLHTREVGRRIPQPPPAAQRLEAELGRRQTPVGLDLLDLALRTIGAECYRNGRPLPRLQAAACNDDGLSLVMAEPGLPAPVGFLVDERRWRLAPADAEFLLRDRTAVDAAQPYPALTSLGTAPDGSVVLVNLESAGLFAVDRRDPAASRGMLTAMATELAFAPWADELVISVVGDDRDLAGSIDRYNVSSITDLDQLLDRWEQRARVQRDHLLADPERAAGDYRIDPDLADPWVPEVGLILTEPDAWQVERLERLLLTEPAITTAAVMIGETTAVDWRLIIEPTTRRAELSPLGWSFTPQLITEQLGGVLSELIRTTGSQETEPAPWWAADFDGSAHPPSRALVGPPSDNQPDVRTAERVLPRPVAAVAPLPPVAQPPTDESAVRTVDDQPDRDQPDHDQPDHDQPDVPEDHSGGLPGDHHADDRTEVADTWQIAAAASWPSIAVHPTGESLQEIVARSDAEWAWLTPVDRPRASKESAIVPNPFAAAAPQVPRHPTLLLLGPADLLGTTGERPNRAIMQCIEYCTWLLEHPGSTALAMAAGLAVAEGTRRSNMSRLRIWLGTDDRGEPYLPDAYSGKISLSPLVSSDWHRLQLLTHAGVNRTSTEGLANALDLVRGAPLADAAPGQWHWAEEMRTDMVSVIRDIGVELTDRALSETDIDLARWAASRALTAAPQDEFLIGARIRTEHQAGNAAEVERLALQLAAQGRALGVDLHPDTVDLLQQVMEGRLRARA
- a CDS encoding TadE family protein, with amino-acid sequence MSGRTIAGISAVRSAARRTHGRGLAPATELVIIFPALIVLLGVIVGGSRIWFARSVVTDAAYSGARAASLERTTRTADSAARTATAQRMAMRGITCLQTSVDLDLSGFDKPIGTPASVTERIRCRVAIGEVLVPGLPGSMMITVRGSSPIDSYRER